The Macaca nemestrina isolate mMacNem1 chromosome 17, mMacNem.hap1, whole genome shotgun sequence genome contains the following window.
GAGTCAGAGTTAACCGTGTAGAGGAAAGGAGAAGGTGAATGTTCTAGACAGCAAGGTCATTGTGAGAGAACAATTGCTGGAACATAATGTATGAGTGAGGGAGTGGGCCGCAGGGCTGGGCCGTGAAGGGTCGTGAAGGGCGGCGTGGACCTTGAAGGGGCAGTAACAGTGGGAGTCATCCAAGGTGTCACAGGGTTGGGCTTTTCATGTAACAAATTTGTTCTAATGGACATGTATAGAATAGCTTGGAAGAGTCGTCAAGACATGGTACAAGAAGACCATGAAGGAACCCAGTGTGATCCTAGGAAAGGACGGTGCTCTGACAGGGAAGGTGGAATCCACAGGACATTGGGACTGGTTGGCTGGGACTGGGTGAAAGATGTCATGGGGAAGGAGTGAAGAATGACATCCATATTTCTGGTTTGGGTAAGTGGGTGGCCCGTCATGTTTTAAAGCACATAAGGGAAGTTGTAAGGCAGAAGCAGGCAGTGATGGGAACAGTGGTTCTGTTCAGATGTGCTGAGTTTGAGGTGCCTGCAGGAATTCAAGTGGACGTGTCCAGCCAGTAGTTGCCTGTGAGGTCTTGGGGAAGATGCCACAGGGGTCGCCAGCCTGCAGGCAGTGGCTGACAGCAGGGCTGCCCAGAGGGTTTCCTCAAAGTGGAAGAGAAGAGGGCTCAAGGCAGGAAGGCCTGGAACACATATCAGTGGTTATGGCCTGGGCAGAAGTGGATTCCACAGAGTTATGATAAAGAGGAGAGTCAgccagagagggaggaggaaaccTGGGAGAGGGGAGCATCGTGGAAACCAGGAGAGGCAAGCCTTTCAACAGGGGGTGGTGAACAGCATGAGTGCGGCTGAGAGCTCCCATAAGACAGAACCGACGGGGCCTCCTAGGACCTGCAGAGGAGTTTCAGCGTGTGGTGGTGGCAGGGAGGGCAATTCACCAGGTTGGAAAACAAATGCGAGGGGAGAAAGTGGTAATTTTCCCCAGGAGTTTGGGTGAGAGGAGGGGGAAAGACAGGGGAGTACCAGTCAGCATGAGACTTGAGGGAAAGCATTTAGAAGCTGGAGACTGAGCAAGTCTCTAGGAGcaggggaaggaggagcaggaggggaaCGGTGCTGGCGCACTGGGAGAGGAGGGACAATGAATGGAGCAAGACTTGGAGACGGGAAGGACAAATCTAGAGCTtggagggaaggaaggtgggCTTGCATGGGGGTGGAAGCCCCGCACCCAAACAATGATGGGGTGCAGATGAGGGCGAGGAGGCTACTGATGAGTTTGCAAGTAAGTGAGGCTAaggcagaaagaggaagaaattccACAAGTGAGCACCTTGCTTTTCTTAGTGCATCGGGAGACAAGATCATGTTCTGGGAGCCAAGGGGTGGGACAGTATGGTGTGCTCAAGGACTATACCGAGGATTTTCATTTCCTGTGAGGGAAACGGGAGAGAGAAATCTGAGCAGAGACAAGCGCGTGTACCAGTGCTAGTTGTAGTTCATAACAGAAACAACAATTCACTTATTTTTAGTGCCAAGAGCTAAGCTGTGCCCACGccttttctcatttattcttccAACAATCGTATGAGGCAGGTGTTACTCACgtcctcattttatagaggaggaaacaaGGCCCAGGGAGGGCCCAAAGTCAGAGATGGAGCAAGAAGCAGAGGGGGGCTTCCAACCCCAGCCTTGCTGCAAAGCCACGCCCTCAACCACTGTCATCCTCGGTGGCATTCAAAGTCCCGTGGAGGTTGGAGACCAGGGACACCCATTGGCACAAACAAGAGTTTGTGCAACTCTTTCACTTTTTGACTCTGTGAAGGCGGAGAGCAGGTGTGGAGGTGCAGAGCTCAAGACAGGCATGGGAAGGCTTGTCAGAGGTGGTGGGCAGTGGGAGAGGAGCTCACAGAGGTGGGAAATGCGGGTGAGGACGAGAAGCAGGGATGACAGGGCAGGGGAGGGACTGATTGAGACACAGTGGAGCCAGAGGGGACTAGGTCTGGGGAGATGAAGGAGCCCTGAGGCTGTGACACCCAGATGCTAATGTCCTCCATGATTTGGGGGACTGGCCACACACCGCCAGCGATGAGAGGGCACGGAGGTCAAACCAGACAGGCAGGCTGGCCTTCCAGGGAGAAGGGCTTTTTGCAGGTTGTGGTTTAGaaggggtggtgggggtggaggagacTCTCGGGACATCTTGGGGCCTTGTGTGTGGAGAAAGAACAGCTTCCCCTTGCGCGGGCTATAGGGGAGCAGTGTTCTGGGGGAGACCTTGTTTCAGTTAAGATCTGGAGATGGAGGGTCAGTGCCAGAAGGGCTGTCCCTTGACAACTGGGCTGAGGGGCCCGTGAACATGGTATGACACCGCCTGGCCATCCTCTCCGGGAGCATCTGCTCAGCGGGGCTTTGGATTTATAGAACTTTGTCTCCATCCAAACTTTTCCCCTTCCTAGTTGTAAACTCTTGCGCCTCAGGACTAAATAATGTGTATCGTGTAATATGGAGCTCACAATAGGTCAGTTTTCTTCCCAGTTCGGACTAGGGTGGTTTGAAGCAGGATGGGGAAGAAGAAGGGCTGGCCTCGGGGGCAGGGCTGATGCTGATCAGGGATGCAAGGGGGCTGATTCCTGCTGCCGGAGCCTGGCCTTCTGCCcaccccttctctcctctcccctttcccagGGGTACACTCAAGCCCCGTTTCTTCTCCTTCTGTGAGTGGACCGCCGAGGCTGGTGAGCTGTGGGTCATCCCAAAGCTCAGCTCTGAGCCAGAGTGGTGGCTCCACCTCTACCACCGGCACAGAAGCCAGGAGCAGGGCTCTCGGAAGGCGGTGGTGCCCAGCTGCGATCATGTTGTTGGCCCTGGTCTCTCTGCTCAGCTGCCTGCTACCCTCCAGTGAGGCCAAGGTCTACAGTCGCTGTGAACTGGCCAGAGTGCTACAGGACTTCGGGCTGGACGGATACCGGGGATACAGCCTGGCTGACTGTGAGAACCCTTCTCCCTGGCTGGCCCTGGCTTCCCCacacctctctccctccttccctccctctttccttctcattCAAGGGCTGTGGCTTCGGGAGCTTTTAGAGCCCTTCTGTAAACCGAAGAAGATTTGAGATGGCAGGTAGAGAAAAGCCGGCACTGAGTTAAACATGCAGTAGGCAGGCAGCAGGCAACCAAATTGGACTCACTCCTTCCTTTTCCCCTGCTGCTAAAGTCAGGGTCAAAGGAAACAAGCAGCTCAGTCCCCTAAACTTAACCGTGGCCACTAGCATTagacattccttctgaaattagaaaagaaaaacaacagagcaGTCATGCCAAACTTTTCCAGCTGGTGGCAGTTTTAGATGGCCACGCGGGAAGGGAAGTCACACCGGGGCTCATCTTTCCAACAGGTCCAGCGCCCTCTATAGATTCCACCTGGGTCTTCCTAATCTTGTCACTAAAGATTTAGCGcttgtaggctgggcgtggtggctcaggcctgtaatcccagcactttgggaagctgaggcaggtggatcacctgaggtcaggagttcgaga
Protein-coding sequences here:
- the LOC105485177 gene encoding sperm acrosome membrane-associated protein 3 isoform X2; the protein is MELTIGVHSSPVSSPSVSGPPRLVSCGSSQSSALSQSGGSTSTTGTEARSRALGRRWCPAAIMLLALVSLLSCLLPSSEAKVYSRCELARVLQDFGLDGYRGYSLADWVCLAYFTSGFNTAAVDHEADGSTNNGIFQISSRRWCRNLTPNAPNMCGMYCSDLLNPNLKDTVICAMKITQEPQGLGYWEAWRHHCQGKDLTDWVDGCDF